A part of Populus alba chromosome 8, ASM523922v2, whole genome shotgun sequence genomic DNA contains:
- the LOC118052411 gene encoding nuclear transcription factor Y subunit B-1 yields the protein MADNPTSPAAGSHESGGEQSPRSGVREQDRYLPIANISRIMKKALPANGKIAKDAKDTVQECVSEFISFVTSEASDKCQKEKRKTINGDDLLWAMATLGFEDYIEPLKVYLARYRELEGDAKGSVRGGDGSSKRDAVGGLPGQNAQFAFQGSMNYTSPQAQGQHMILPSMPGNE from the exons ATGGCCGATAATCCGACCAGTCCGGCGGCGGGGAGCCACGAGAGTGGTGGTGAGCAGAGCCCGCGGTCAGGGGTGAGAGAGCAGGATAGATACCTGCCTATTGCTAATATTAGTAGGATCATGAAGAAGGCGTTGCCGGCTAATGGAAAAATTGCTAAGGATGCTAAGGATACTGTTCAGGAATGTGTTTCTGAGTTCATTAGCTTTGTTACCAGCGA GGCGAGTGATAAGTGTCAGAAGGAGAAGAGGAAGACGATCAATGGGGATGATTTGTTGTGGGCAATGGCAACGTTAGGATTTGAGGATTATATTGAGCCACTTAAGGTGTACCTGGCTAGGTACCGGGAG TTGGAG GGTGATGCAAAGGGGTCTGTTAGAGGTGGAGATGGATCTTCTAAACGGGATGCAGTTGGAGGTCTGCCTGGTCAAAATGCACAG TTTGCTTTTCAAGGATCGATGAACTATACGAGTCCACAA GCGCAGGGACAGCATATGATCCTTCCTTCCATGCCAGGCAACGAGTAG
- the LOC118052396 gene encoding uncharacterized protein — MESSTVPSSPSVLNSMVTPEEFKIFHTIDRTLYTRLTVNLDRDPAESMQVMALWIWLEKEARDNLVDKMLSLPDALVNSLADEAVLCLNCLETDRFHFSPESMNDEVPLTRQLTKTGLSLRFFHDNRPGILRVLTKIIDEVCARAFEDISRQVIEKKAAGKGNTIVAENFIGREGNPSNYYGPAFDPVLCYNSAAAGVYGLGISSQFMAPNIGILPAYDPYDLSVQRQITSTENIAGVLNRIKIVNGDHQGEKDVYADNRTIFLTFSKGYPISEDEIRDFFTKKRGDCIEAIYMQEVSTEEQPLYARLVVTSAAVIHSVLQGQSKAKFTINGKHVWARKYVPKNPKSSSPPKSPTSPQPTSPAAEPSCVN; from the exons ATGGAATCCTCGACGGTGCCCTCTTCTCCCTCTGTTTTGAATTCCATGGTGACCCCAGAAGAGTTCAAGATTTTTCACACCATTGACAGAACCCTCTATACTAGACTTACTGTCAATCTTGATCGCGACCCCGCAGAGTCCATGCAAGTTATGGCCTTATGGATTTGGCTTGAAAAGGAGGCACGTGATAATTTAGTGGACAAGATGCTGTCATTGCCTGATGCCCTTGTCAATTCTCTAGCAGATGAGGCTGTTCTTTGTTTGAATTGCCTAGAGACCGACCGGTTCCACTTCTCTCCAGAAAGTATGAACGATGAAGTTCCTTTGACCCGACAATTGACAAAAACTGGCCTCTCCCTTCGTTTTTTCCATGACAATCGACCTGGTATTCTTCGCGTGCTCACAAAGATCATCGACGAAGTTTGCGCAAGAGCTTTCGAAGATATTTCGCGACAAGTCATCGAAAAAAAGGCTGCCGGAAAAGGAAATACTATTGTTGCTGAAAATTTTATTGGTCGAGAAGGGAACCCTTCGAATTATTATGGTCCAGCGTTTGATCCTGTGCTGTGTTATAattctgctgctgctggtgtTTATGGTCTGGGGATCAGTTCCCAGTTCATGGCGCCTAATATTGGAATTTTGCCGGCTTATGACCCTTATGACCTTTCAGTTCAGAGGCAGATTACGAGTACTGAGAATATCGCCGGAGTACTGAATCGTATAAAGATTGTTAATGGTGATCACCAGGGAGAGAAGGACGTGTATGCTGATAATAGGACTATTTTCTTGACGTTCTCTAAAGGGTACCCTATTTCAGAAGATGAAATCAGAGACTTTTTCACCAA GAAGCGTGGAGATTGCATTGAGGCAATTTATATGCAAGAAGTCTCGACAGAGGAGCAGCCACTGTATGCACGCCTTGTTGTGACCTCTGCTGCCGTCATTCACAGCGTTCTTCAGGGACAGAGCAAGGCAAAGTTCACCATTAATGGAAAACATGTTTGGGCCAGGAAATATGTCCCCAAGAATCCTAAGTCGTCGTCTCCACCAAAGTCACCAACATCACCACAGCCGACCTCACCCGCCGCTGAACCATCATGCGTGAACTGA
- the LOC118052375 gene encoding protein NRT1/ PTR FAMILY 2.7 isoform X2 → MGLTLAAGAGSSNLIVFLVTVMNIKSINATQINNIILGCYSLFPIAGAVIADSFFSSFYVVSVFAFVSLLSLILLTLASTIHSLRPPTCVIGSLACEAPSKLQYAVLYLALALASLGVGGTRFTISTMGADQFKKPNEQGTFFSWYFFTLYLASAISLTGIIYVQDSVSWVLGFGIGVVANAIGLAVLLLGKRFYCHTKPKGSPFVGIARVLVAAVRKRRKLETVQSQGYFHGDNTKAISSPTESLRFLNCAALRFEDDRKSDGSYSSSWWLCTVEEVEDLKTLIKIMPLWSSSILLSTTIAMINSLTVLQALTMDRHLGPHFKIPAGSFLVFSILATAISISIIDRFLLPMWEKLTRRSLKPLQQIGIGHVINIFAMVGSALVETRRLRVVRTHHLNREPPGSVVPMSGLWLMVQFIVIGVGEAFHFPGQVALYYQEFPKSLRSTSTAMISLLIGIGYYLSTAIIDSVRRSTGWLPDNINDGRLDYVFWLLTAIAFLNFGYYLLCTKMFKYQNTENHENEASA, encoded by the exons ATGGGTCTTACACTAGCAGCCGGAGCGGGGTCGTCGAATTTGATAGTATTTCTGGTAACTGTAATGAACATAAAGAGCATTAATGCTACTCAAATCAATAATATCATACTCGGTTGCTACAGCCTCTTTCCCATTGCTGGGGCTGTCATTGCCGACTCTTTCTTCAGCTCCTTCTACGTCGTTAGTGTTTTCGCCTTTGTTTCTTTACTG AGCTTGATCTTGCTGACTCTAGCATCTACAATCCATTCCTTGAGACCCCCAACATGTGTGATTGGATCACTTGCTTGTGAAGCCCCATCAAAGCTTCAATATGCAGTACTCTACTTGGCGCTAGCATTAGCTTCCTTGGGAGTAGGAGGCACGCGCTTCACGATATCGACCATGGGAGCAGATCAATTCAAGAAGCCAAATGAGCAAGGAACTTTCTTTAGTTGGTATTTCTTCACCCTGTACCTTGCCAGTGCCATAAGCTTGACGGGTATCATCTACGTTCAGGATAGTGTGAGCTGGGTATTAGGGTTTGGCATTGGTGTTGTTGCTAATGCCATTGGATTAGCCGTGCTTTTGTTGGGAAAAAGGTTTTATTGCCATACGAAGCCCAAGGGAAGTCCCTTTGTAGGCATTGCTCGTGTTTTGGTTGCAGCTGttagaaaaagaaggaaactgGAAACTGTTCAAAGCCAGGGTTATTTTCACGGAGACAACACAAAGGCGATTAGCAGTCCAACTGAAAGTCTCAG ATTTTTGAATTGTGCAGCGCTAAGATTTGAAGATGACCGAAAATCAGACGGCTCCTATTCAAGTTCCTGGTGGCTATGTACAGTGGAGGAAGTTGAGGATCTCAAGACCCTGATCAAAATCATGCCACTGTGGTCTAGCAGTATCTTATTGAGCACTACCATAGCTATGATTAACAGCCTAACAGTCCTCCAAGCCCTAACCATGGACAGGCACCTCGGACCACACTTCAAAATCCCAGCTGGGTCATTCCTGGTATTTAGCATTTTAGCCACAGCAATCTCAATCTCCATCATCGATCGTTTCCTGCTCCCAATGTGGGAAAAATTGACTCGAAGATCTCTGAAACCCCTCCAACAAATAGGTATTGGCCATGTCATTAACATATTCGCTATGGTGGGATCTGCCTTGGTGGAGACGAGGAGGCTTCGTGTGGTTCGAACCCATCACCTTAACCGCGAACCACCCGGCTCAGTCGTGCCGATGTCAGGTCTATGGCTTATGGTTCAGTTTATCGTGATTGGCGTTGGTGAAGCTTTTCATTTTCCAGGACAAGTTGCCTTGTATTACCAAGAATTCCCAAAGTCGCTAAGAAGCACTTCTACTGCTATGATATCACTGTTAATTGGGATTGGATATTATCTAAGCACAGCAATAATCGATTCCGTACGCCGGTCTACAGGATGGTTGCCTGATAACATCAACGACGGGAGATTAGATTATGTATTTTGGTTGTTGACGGCGATAGCGTTCTTGAACTTTGGGTACTACCTGTTATGTACCAAGATGTTCAAGTACCAGAACACTGAGAATCATGAAAATGAGGCTTCTGCTTAG
- the LOC118052375 gene encoding protein NRT1/ PTR FAMILY 2.7 isoform X1 — MESLQTTSIPSDQAPSMKHSKRGGWTTFPFIIGAVMGLTLAAGAGSSNLIVFLVTVMNIKSINATQINNIILGCYSLFPIAGAVIADSFFSSFYVVSVFAFVSLLSLILLTLASTIHSLRPPTCVIGSLACEAPSKLQYAVLYLALALASLGVGGTRFTISTMGADQFKKPNEQGTFFSWYFFTLYLASAISLTGIIYVQDSVSWVLGFGIGVVANAIGLAVLLLGKRFYCHTKPKGSPFVGIARVLVAAVRKRRKLETVQSQGYFHGDNTKAISSPTESLRFLNCAALRFEDDRKSDGSYSSSWWLCTVEEVEDLKTLIKIMPLWSSSILLSTTIAMINSLTVLQALTMDRHLGPHFKIPAGSFLVFSILATAISISIIDRFLLPMWEKLTRRSLKPLQQIGIGHVINIFAMVGSALVETRRLRVVRTHHLNREPPGSVVPMSGLWLMVQFIVIGVGEAFHFPGQVALYYQEFPKSLRSTSTAMISLLIGIGYYLSTAIIDSVRRSTGWLPDNINDGRLDYVFWLLTAIAFLNFGYYLLCTKMFKYQNTENHENEASA; from the exons atggAATCCTTGCAAACCACCTCCATTCCAAGTGACCAAGCACCGTCAATGAAGCACAGCAAACGAGGAGGATGGACTACCTTCCCTTTCATTATAG GAGCTGTGATGGGTCTTACACTAGCAGCCGGAGCGGGGTCGTCGAATTTGATAGTATTTCTGGTAACTGTAATGAACATAAAGAGCATTAATGCTACTCAAATCAATAATATCATACTCGGTTGCTACAGCCTCTTTCCCATTGCTGGGGCTGTCATTGCCGACTCTTTCTTCAGCTCCTTCTACGTCGTTAGTGTTTTCGCCTTTGTTTCTTTACTG AGCTTGATCTTGCTGACTCTAGCATCTACAATCCATTCCTTGAGACCCCCAACATGTGTGATTGGATCACTTGCTTGTGAAGCCCCATCAAAGCTTCAATATGCAGTACTCTACTTGGCGCTAGCATTAGCTTCCTTGGGAGTAGGAGGCACGCGCTTCACGATATCGACCATGGGAGCAGATCAATTCAAGAAGCCAAATGAGCAAGGAACTTTCTTTAGTTGGTATTTCTTCACCCTGTACCTTGCCAGTGCCATAAGCTTGACGGGTATCATCTACGTTCAGGATAGTGTGAGCTGGGTATTAGGGTTTGGCATTGGTGTTGTTGCTAATGCCATTGGATTAGCCGTGCTTTTGTTGGGAAAAAGGTTTTATTGCCATACGAAGCCCAAGGGAAGTCCCTTTGTAGGCATTGCTCGTGTTTTGGTTGCAGCTGttagaaaaagaaggaaactgGAAACTGTTCAAAGCCAGGGTTATTTTCACGGAGACAACACAAAGGCGATTAGCAGTCCAACTGAAAGTCTCAG ATTTTTGAATTGTGCAGCGCTAAGATTTGAAGATGACCGAAAATCAGACGGCTCCTATTCAAGTTCCTGGTGGCTATGTACAGTGGAGGAAGTTGAGGATCTCAAGACCCTGATCAAAATCATGCCACTGTGGTCTAGCAGTATCTTATTGAGCACTACCATAGCTATGATTAACAGCCTAACAGTCCTCCAAGCCCTAACCATGGACAGGCACCTCGGACCACACTTCAAAATCCCAGCTGGGTCATTCCTGGTATTTAGCATTTTAGCCACAGCAATCTCAATCTCCATCATCGATCGTTTCCTGCTCCCAATGTGGGAAAAATTGACTCGAAGATCTCTGAAACCCCTCCAACAAATAGGTATTGGCCATGTCATTAACATATTCGCTATGGTGGGATCTGCCTTGGTGGAGACGAGGAGGCTTCGTGTGGTTCGAACCCATCACCTTAACCGCGAACCACCCGGCTCAGTCGTGCCGATGTCAGGTCTATGGCTTATGGTTCAGTTTATCGTGATTGGCGTTGGTGAAGCTTTTCATTTTCCAGGACAAGTTGCCTTGTATTACCAAGAATTCCCAAAGTCGCTAAGAAGCACTTCTACTGCTATGATATCACTGTTAATTGGGATTGGATATTATCTAAGCACAGCAATAATCGATTCCGTACGCCGGTCTACAGGATGGTTGCCTGATAACATCAACGACGGGAGATTAGATTATGTATTTTGGTTGTTGACGGCGATAGCGTTCTTGAACTTTGGGTACTACCTGTTATGTACCAAGATGTTCAAGTACCAGAACACTGAGAATCATGAAAATGAGGCTTCTGCTTAG